One window of Halopseudomonas maritima genomic DNA carries:
- a CDS encoding methyl-accepting chemotaxis protein: MGIFTLARHQRAQASATASLFKDLNLAADLPEQPGALADLNQFAQTLQQRITQSLHAAVGIAAHAPQLARIAADSQAHGEQLAQSSEEIASATEQVSTTLDAELVPGTTAVAQLSGDVSAQLNRCEQDSRNVLAQVETINGCESELTSRIGEIGKQLEEITQVIGMIATISQQTNLLALNAAIEAARAGEQGRGFAVVADEVRTLAGKTTAATDKVSEIIDNFRTGMQSLNTAGSQMQNAVATGRERIISMDRSLSDATAAMGQLDQRIASIASGAEQIGAAVRSVSQDVQSVAGVASSMMQKASSVRDHSEAVRSEGDRLLEGLGGFQLGVHQLIRQRVTEMAASTELARGGAGAEQAMQRWIEQDGRFELMYLVGADGVQVSENILSADLQDGNRSSARGKNWSNRPWFSNVRDTLSPFISDVYRSAATDGFCFTLSAPVLDERGQLRYVLGADIRLSALLQEGHAQRSYASVNTPRTQPAWA, encoded by the coding sequence ATGGGAATCTTCACACTCGCACGCCATCAGCGGGCGCAAGCCAGCGCCACCGCCTCCCTGTTCAAGGATCTGAACCTCGCCGCCGACTTACCAGAGCAGCCGGGCGCCCTTGCCGACCTGAACCAGTTTGCCCAAACCCTGCAACAGCGAATAACCCAGAGCCTGCACGCTGCTGTCGGCATTGCCGCTCACGCACCGCAGCTAGCACGCATCGCTGCTGACAGTCAGGCCCACGGCGAACAGTTGGCCCAGTCCTCCGAAGAAATTGCCAGCGCCACCGAACAGGTCAGCACCACGCTGGACGCCGAGCTGGTACCCGGCACCACTGCGGTAGCGCAACTCTCCGGCGACGTCAGCGCGCAGCTCAATCGCTGTGAACAAGACAGTCGCAACGTGCTGGCACAGGTCGAGACCATCAACGGCTGCGAATCCGAGCTGACCAGCCGCATCGGCGAAATTGGCAAACAGCTGGAGGAAATAACCCAGGTCATTGGCATGATCGCCACCATTTCTCAGCAAACCAACCTGCTGGCACTGAACGCGGCAATTGAGGCAGCGCGAGCCGGCGAACAAGGGCGCGGCTTCGCCGTGGTCGCTGACGAGGTGCGTACGCTGGCGGGCAAGACCACCGCCGCCACCGACAAGGTAAGCGAGATCATCGACAACTTCCGCACTGGCATGCAGAGCCTCAATACCGCCGGCAGCCAAATGCAGAACGCCGTTGCGACCGGCCGCGAACGTATCATCAGCATGGATCGCAGCCTCAGCGACGCCACCGCGGCAATGGGCCAGCTTGATCAGCGTATCGCCAGCATCGCCAGCGGTGCAGAGCAGATTGGCGCGGCGGTGCGCTCAGTCAGCCAGGACGTACAAAGCGTGGCCGGGGTAGCCAGCTCAATGATGCAGAAAGCCTCCTCGGTGCGCGACCACAGTGAAGCGGTACGCAGCGAAGGTGATCGCCTGCTGGAGGGCCTCGGCGGCTTCCAATTGGGTGTGCATCAGCTCATTCGCCAACGGGTAACCGAAATGGCCGCCAGTACAGAGCTGGCGCGCGGCGGCGCCGGCGCGGAGCAGGCCATGCAGCGCTGGATTGAGCAGGACGGCCGGTTTGAGTTGATGTATCTGGTTGGCGCAGATGGCGTGCAAGTCAGCGAGAACATCCTGAGTGCCGACCTGCAGGACGGCAATCGCAGTAGTGCACGAGGCAAGAACTGGTCAAATCGTCCGTGGTTCTCAAACGTACGCGATACGCTTTCGCCGTTTATCAGCGATGTGTACCGCTCTGCGGCAACCGACGGCTTCTGCTTCACTCTGTCGGCGCCGGTTCTGGATGAACGCGGACAGCTGCGATACGTTCTGGGGGCCGACATCCGATTGTCTGCCCTGCTGCAAGAAGGGCACGCGCAGCGGTCGTACGCCAGCGTGAACACACCCAGAACGCAGCCGGCCTGGGCGTAG